In Numidum massiliense, a single genomic region encodes these proteins:
- the rpsB gene encoding 30S ribosomal protein S2, whose protein sequence is MAIISMKQLLEAGVHFGHQTRRWNPKMEKYIFTERNGIYIIDLQKTVRKVEEIYYYVRDLAQSGGTLLFVGTKKQAQDSVREEAERCGMFYVNQRWLGGTLTNFSTIQKRIQRLHELDEMETDGRFDVLPKKEVILLRKERARLEKFLGGIKHMKKLPDAVFIIDPRKERIAVAEARKLGIPIIAIVDTNCDPDEIDHIIPGNDDAIRAVRLLTSKMAEAVLEGKQGEQDEQEEQVQSEEQTVS, encoded by the coding sequence ATGGCCATTATTTCCATGAAACAACTGCTCGAAGCTGGTGTACACTTTGGACACCAAACGCGGCGTTGGAACCCGAAAATGGAAAAGTACATCTTCACCGAAAGAAACGGTATTTACATCATCGATTTGCAAAAAACTGTGCGCAAGGTTGAGGAAATCTATTACTATGTACGCGATCTCGCGCAATCTGGCGGTACCTTGCTATTCGTGGGGACGAAAAAACAGGCGCAAGATTCCGTACGCGAAGAAGCAGAACGCTGCGGTATGTTTTACGTCAACCAACGCTGGTTAGGTGGGACGCTAACGAACTTTTCCACCATCCAGAAGCGGATTCAGCGCTTGCACGAACTGGACGAAATGGAAACAGACGGGCGCTTCGACGTCTTGCCGAAAAAAGAAGTGATCTTGCTGCGCAAAGAAAGAGCGCGGTTGGAGAAGTTCTTGGGCGGGATCAAACACATGAAGAAGTTACCCGATGCCGTGTTCATTATCGACCCGCGTAAAGAACGGATTGCCGTCGCCGAAGCGCGCAAGTTGGGCATCCCGATTATCGCCATCGTCGATACGAACTGCGACCCTGACGAAATTGATCACATCATTCCTGGGAACGACGACGCGATTCGCGCGGTACGCTTGCTGACGTCGAAGATGGCGGAAGCAGTTCTCGAAGGCAAACAAGGGGAGCAAGACGAACAGGAAGAGCAAGTGCAAAGTGAAGAACAAACCGTTTCTTAA
- the hslU gene encoding ATP-dependent protease ATPase subunit HslU, whose translation MSKQRNDLTPRQIVAQLDNYIVGQTKAKRSVAVALRNRYRRTKLPAELRDEIVPKNILMIGPTGVGKTEIARRLAKLVGAPFVKVEATKFTEVGYVGRDVESMVRDLIETAIRIVRAEKIERVKDQAEQLANERLVSILVPSGKKEANFKNPLEMLFGQQEEEEAEEGKAESSSLEMKRRQVRFKLYNGELEDAEVEIEVEDTYPNMLEIFSGSGVEQMGINMQELFGNMMPKRTKKRKLTVRDARKVLTQEEGQKLIDEDELIQESIERAEQSGIIFIDEIDKIAGKEHQASADISREGVQRDILPIVEGSTIVTKYGPVKTDHVLFIAAGAFHIAKPSDLIPELQGRFPIRVELQNLTADDFVRIMTEPQNALTKQYISLLETEGINVEFTEEAIREIAELAQEVNQTTENIGARRLHTILEYLLEELSFEAPDIQLEHIQITPEYVRKRLSDLARNRDLSQYIL comes from the coding sequence GTGTCCAAGCAACGAAACGACTTAACCCCGAGACAAATCGTCGCACAGTTGGATAACTACATCGTTGGGCAGACGAAGGCGAAGCGCTCCGTGGCGGTCGCCTTGCGCAACCGTTATCGGCGGACAAAACTTCCCGCAGAGCTCAGAGATGAAATTGTGCCAAAGAACATCCTAATGATCGGGCCGACCGGCGTCGGAAAGACGGAAATTGCGCGCCGTTTAGCCAAACTCGTCGGGGCGCCGTTCGTTAAAGTAGAAGCGACCAAATTTACAGAAGTCGGTTATGTCGGGCGCGACGTCGAATCGATGGTGCGCGACCTCATCGAGACGGCGATACGCATCGTCCGCGCGGAAAAAATCGAGCGCGTCAAAGACCAAGCGGAACAACTTGCTAACGAACGACTCGTCTCCATCTTAGTACCGAGCGGCAAAAAAGAGGCAAACTTTAAAAACCCGCTCGAAATGCTGTTCGGGCAGCAAGAAGAAGAGGAAGCGGAAGAAGGGAAAGCTGAGTCGAGCAGCTTGGAGATGAAACGGCGACAAGTCCGCTTTAAACTGTACAACGGCGAGTTGGAAGACGCGGAAGTGGAAATCGAAGTAGAAGACACGTATCCGAACATGCTAGAAATTTTTTCCGGATCCGGCGTTGAGCAAATGGGCATCAACATGCAAGAACTGTTCGGCAACATGATGCCGAAGCGGACAAAAAAACGCAAACTAACTGTTCGCGACGCGCGCAAAGTGTTGACGCAAGAAGAAGGACAAAAATTGATCGATGAAGACGAATTAATCCAAGAGTCGATCGAACGCGCCGAACAGAGCGGCATTATATTTATCGACGAAATCGACAAAATCGCGGGCAAAGAGCACCAAGCGAGTGCCGACATTTCACGCGAAGGGGTACAGCGCGACATTTTGCCCATCGTCGAAGGTTCGACGATCGTTACGAAGTACGGACCGGTTAAAACCGATCACGTTCTCTTCATCGCGGCGGGCGCGTTTCACATTGCGAAGCCGTCTGACCTCATTCCGGAGCTGCAGGGGCGTTTTCCGATTCGCGTCGAGTTGCAAAACTTAACGGCTGACGACTTCGTCCGCATTATGACCGAACCGCAAAACGCACTGACAAAGCAGTACATCTCCCTGCTGGAGACGGAAGGGATCAACGTCGAGTTTACGGAGGAAGCGATTCGGGAAATTGCCGAACTGGCGCAAGAAGTGAACCAAACGACAGAAAATATCGGTGCACGGCGGCTGCATACGATTTTAGAATACTTGTTAGAGGAACTGTCGTTCGAAGCGCCGGACATACAACTTGAGCACATCCAGATTACACCGGAATACGTGCGTAAACGGCTGTCAGACCTCGCACGCAACCGCGATTTAAGTCAGTACATCTTGTAG
- the hslV gene encoding ATP-dependent protease subunit HslV yields the protein METTFHATTIFAIQHNGKAAMAGDGQVTFGNQMIMKQAAKKVRRLYRGEVIAGFAGSVADAVTLFEKFEAQLETFHGNLKRAAVELAKEWRTDKMLRRLEAMLLVLNKEHLLLVSGNGEVIEPDDGLMAIGSGGAFALAAGRALKRHAVHLEAKDIAHQALEIAAEICVYTNANIVVEQLD from the coding sequence GTGGAGACGACGTTTCACGCGACTACGATCTTCGCGATCCAACATAATGGAAAAGCGGCGATGGCCGGCGATGGACAAGTCACGTTTGGCAATCAAATGATTATGAAACAAGCGGCGAAGAAGGTACGGCGTCTGTACCGCGGCGAAGTGATCGCCGGTTTTGCTGGATCGGTGGCCGATGCGGTCACCTTGTTTGAAAAATTCGAGGCACAGTTAGAAACGTTTCACGGCAACTTGAAGCGGGCAGCGGTGGAACTTGCCAAAGAATGGCGCACCGACAAAATGTTACGTCGCTTAGAAGCGATGCTGCTCGTTCTAAATAAAGAACACTTATTACTCGTGTCGGGGAACGGCGAAGTGATCGAACCTGACGACGGCCTCATGGCGATCGGTTCAGGTGGTGCTTTTGCTTTAGCTGCGGGGCGCGCACTCAAGCGACACGCGGTGCACTTGGAAGCGAAAGACATTGCCCACCAAGCGCTGGAGATCGCGGCCGAAATATGTGTCTACACGAATGCGAACATCGTCGTCGAACAATTAGACTAA
- the trmFO gene encoding FADH(2)-oxidizing methylenetetrahydrofolate--tRNA-(uracil(54)-C(5))-methyltransferase TrmFO: MQEQKVTVIGAGLAGSEAAWQIASRGVPVRLYEMRPVKQTPAHITGKFAELVCSNSLRANSLTNAVGVLKEDMRKLHSLIIRSADANSVPAGGALAVDRDGFVDAVTDALHQHPLVEVVNEEVTAVPDGPTVIATGPLTSDPLSQALKELTGEDYLYFYDAAAPIVEKESIDMTRAFLASRYDKGEAAYLNCPMTESEFDVFYEALIGAETMPLKQFEKEIYFEACIPIEVLAKRGRRTLTFGPLKPVGLTDPATGKRPYAVVQLRQDNSAGTLYNLVGFQTHLKWGDQRRIIRMIPGLEEAEIVRYGVMHRNTFINSPRLLKPTYQFKRRDDLFFAGQMTGVEGYVESAAAGLIAGMNAARYVRGEPLVTLPQETAIGSLAHYITTADPEHFQPMNVNFGLFPPLQEKIRNKKERYSALAARALEQMAAAARHIDPAYDTMNEGTR, from the coding sequence ATGCAAGAACAAAAAGTGACTGTCATCGGTGCGGGACTCGCCGGCAGCGAAGCCGCGTGGCAAATCGCCTCGCGCGGCGTCCCCGTCCGGTTGTACGAAATGCGGCCGGTGAAGCAGACACCAGCCCACATTACCGGCAAGTTCGCCGAACTGGTTTGCAGCAATTCGCTACGGGCGAACTCGTTAACGAATGCGGTCGGCGTGTTAAAAGAAGACATGCGAAAGTTGCACTCTCTTATTATTAGAAGTGCGGATGCGAACAGTGTGCCTGCGGGCGGGGCGCTCGCCGTCGATCGCGATGGGTTCGTCGATGCGGTGACTGACGCGCTGCACCAGCACCCGCTCGTGGAGGTCGTGAATGAGGAAGTGACTGCCGTCCCGGACGGTCCGACGGTAATTGCCACCGGTCCCCTGACTTCTGACCCGTTATCTCAAGCACTCAAGGAATTGACGGGGGAAGACTACTTGTACTTTTACGATGCGGCCGCACCAATTGTTGAAAAAGAGAGCATCGACATGACACGCGCCTTTCTCGCCTCGCGTTACGATAAAGGAGAGGCTGCGTACTTGAACTGCCCGATGACGGAAAGCGAGTTCGACGTATTTTACGAGGCGCTCATCGGAGCAGAAACGATGCCACTTAAGCAGTTTGAGAAAGAAATATACTTCGAAGCGTGCATTCCGATCGAAGTGTTGGCGAAGCGCGGTAGACGGACGCTGACGTTCGGCCCGCTAAAGCCTGTCGGCCTCACGGACCCGGCGACCGGAAAACGGCCGTACGCCGTCGTCCAACTGCGCCAAGATAATAGTGCGGGCACACTGTACAATCTCGTCGGCTTTCAGACACATTTGAAGTGGGGCGATCAGAGACGCATCATCCGCATGATTCCGGGACTAGAAGAGGCGGAAATCGTGCGCTACGGCGTCATGCACCGCAACACGTTTATTAATTCGCCGCGGCTACTGAAACCGACATACCAGTTTAAACGGCGCGACGACTTGTTTTTTGCCGGACAAATGACCGGCGTAGAAGGTTATGTCGAATCGGCGGCAGCAGGCTTAATCGCTGGCATGAACGCTGCGCGTTACGTCCGGGGCGAACCACTCGTCACGTTGCCACAGGAGACGGCGATCGGCAGTTTGGCCCACTACATTACGACAGCCGATCCGGAACACTTTCAGCCGATGAACGTCAACTTCGGCTTATTTCCGCCGCTCCAAGAAAAAATTCGCAACAAAAAAGAACGGTATAGCGCCCTAGCCGCACGAGCGCTTGAACAAATGGCGGCTGCAGCTAGGCACATCGATCCGGCGTATGATACGATGAACGAAGGGACTCGGTAA
- the topA gene encoding type I DNA topoisomerase — protein MADSLVIVESPAKAKTIGKYLGKKYIVKASMGHVRDLPRSQMGVDIDNDFEPKYITIRGKGPVLKELRDASKKVKRIYLAADPDREGEAIAWHLAHSLNIDENERCRVVFNEITKQAVKDAFKHPRAIDMDLVKAQQARRILDRLVGYKISPLLWKKVKKGLSAGRVQSVAVKIVIDREKEIRNFKPEEYWTVTATFQEGNETFTAKFHGYGKEKMELHNEEEVQKLLAHIADETFKITSIRKSERRRNPAAPFTTSSLQQEAARKLKFRAGKTMAIAQQLYEGIALGKKEGTVGLITYIRTDSTRISETAREEARGYIADKYGQPYLQAKPRATKKQAGAQDAHEAVRPTSVWREPASVKAHLSRDQYRLYKLVWERFVASQMAPAVMDTVSADLHAGDALFRATGSKLKFPGFMKVYVEGKDDAKREEDKFLPPLEEGQQYEAQKIDPQQHFTQPPPRYSEASLVKTLEELGIGRPSTYAPTLDTIQKRGYVALEERRFIPTELGEIVIELMAEFFPEILDTEFTAHMEESLDSVEEGTADWIKVLDVFYGDFEKRLEVAEEEMKQVEVADEVSDEVCEKCGKPMVYKFGRFGKFLACSGFPDCRNTKPIVKHIGVTCPTCKQGEIVERKSKKGRKFFGCNRYPECDFVSWDKPIARRCPKCDAMLVEKKSKKQGTTVQCVNCDYKEA, from the coding sequence ATGGCTGACTCACTCGTCATAGTCGAATCACCAGCCAAAGCGAAAACAATCGGAAAATATTTAGGTAAAAAATATATTGTCAAAGCGTCGATGGGGCACGTGCGCGACTTGCCGCGCAGTCAAATGGGAGTCGATATCGACAACGACTTCGAGCCGAAGTACATTACGATTCGCGGCAAAGGACCAGTGCTAAAAGAGTTGCGCGACGCGTCGAAAAAAGTAAAACGCATTTACCTCGCCGCTGACCCGGACCGCGAAGGGGAGGCGATCGCGTGGCACTTGGCGCACAGTTTAAACATTGATGAAAACGAAAGGTGCCGCGTCGTCTTTAACGAAATTACGAAACAGGCGGTGAAAGACGCCTTTAAACACCCGCGCGCCATCGATATGGACTTAGTAAAAGCACAACAGGCGCGCCGCATTTTAGACCGCCTCGTCGGTTATAAAATTAGCCCCCTTTTATGGAAAAAGGTAAAGAAAGGGCTCAGTGCGGGGCGCGTGCAATCGGTCGCTGTAAAAATCGTCATCGACCGGGAAAAAGAAATACGCAACTTTAAACCGGAAGAGTACTGGACGGTCACCGCGACGTTCCAAGAAGGGAACGAAACGTTTACCGCCAAGTTTCACGGTTACGGGAAAGAAAAGATGGAGCTGCACAACGAAGAAGAGGTGCAGAAGCTGCTTGCCCACATCGCGGACGAGACGTTTAAAATTACGTCGATCCGAAAAAGCGAGCGGCGTCGCAATCCAGCAGCGCCGTTTACGACGAGTTCTTTACAGCAAGAAGCGGCCCGCAAGTTAAAATTTCGCGCCGGGAAGACGATGGCGATCGCGCAACAGCTGTACGAAGGGATTGCCCTCGGGAAGAAAGAGGGAACGGTCGGACTGATCACCTATATCCGGACAGACTCGACGCGCATTTCGGAGACGGCGCGCGAAGAGGCGCGCGGCTACATCGCCGATAAATACGGGCAACCGTATTTACAGGCAAAACCGCGGGCGACGAAAAAACAAGCGGGTGCGCAAGACGCGCACGAAGCGGTACGTCCGACGTCCGTATGGCGCGAGCCGGCGTCAGTTAAGGCGCATTTAAGCCGCGACCAATACCGCTTGTACAAACTCGTGTGGGAGCGGTTCGTCGCCAGTCAGATGGCGCCAGCGGTCATGGATACAGTGTCGGCCGATTTGCACGCCGGCGACGCACTCTTTCGCGCAACGGGCTCGAAGCTCAAATTCCCTGGCTTTATGAAAGTGTACGTGGAGGGGAAAGACGACGCGAAGCGGGAAGAGGATAAGTTTTTACCGCCGCTGGAAGAAGGCCAGCAATACGAGGCACAAAAAATCGATCCGCAGCAGCACTTTACCCAGCCGCCACCGCGTTATTCGGAGGCCAGCCTCGTGAAGACGTTAGAAGAACTCGGCATCGGACGCCCGAGTACGTATGCGCCAACACTGGACACGATTCAAAAACGGGGATACGTCGCCTTAGAAGAGCGCCGCTTCATACCGACCGAACTCGGAGAAATCGTGATCGAATTGATGGCAGAGTTTTTTCCGGAAATATTGGATACTGAGTTTACGGCACACATGGAAGAAAGCCTCGACAGCGTCGAAGAAGGGACTGCGGATTGGATCAAAGTGCTCGACGTCTTTTACGGCGACTTTGAGAAACGGTTAGAAGTAGCTGAAGAAGAAATGAAGCAAGTGGAAGTGGCCGACGAAGTGTCGGACGAAGTGTGTGAGAAATGCGGCAAGCCGATGGTTTACAAGTTTGGACGCTTCGGCAAATTCCTCGCTTGTTCCGGCTTTCCCGATTGTCGCAACACGAAGCCGATCGTGAAACACATTGGCGTCACCTGCCCGACGTGCAAGCAAGGGGAAATTGTGGAGCGCAAATCGAAAAAAGGGCGCAAATTTTTCGGCTGCAACCGCTACCCCGAGTGTGACTTCGTCTCTTGGGATAAGCCAATCGCGCGCCGCTGTCCGAAGTGTGACGCGATGTTAGTCGAGAAAAAATCGAAGAAGCAAGGTACGACCGTGCAGTGCGTCAACTGTGATTACAAAGAGGCGTAA
- the dprA gene encoding DNA-processing protein DprA, which translates to MTTFSASDWLVALTHIAGVGWQTIAKIDEVCGGFANLPQAMNAHGDELAGRRLRPQTIVAQLKATETRQAVVALKQSNIRTLTVFDAHYPPLLREIAQPPWVLYILGNAALLKKPALAVVGTRTPTPYGEAVAHKLSSELATCGWTVVSGMARGIDSIAHRGALERGGATVAVLGSGVDVVYPQRNHALYRDILRTGAVVSEFPPGTKPHPAFFPLRNRIISGLSRGTVVVEAAARSGSLITADASLEQNRDVFAVPGPITSPHSAGTNRLIQHGAKCVMTLTDILDEYPDVAQPAASLEPQPPEQLTLEETAVLNAITAEPLHVDELCAKTRFTLAEIHPLLLSLLMKRLVKQLPGSRFVRV; encoded by the coding sequence ATGACTACTTTTTCCGCTTCTGACTGGCTAGTCGCTTTGACGCATATCGCCGGCGTCGGTTGGCAGACGATCGCGAAGATTGACGAAGTATGTGGTGGGTTTGCCAATTTACCGCAGGCAATGAACGCCCATGGCGACGAGCTTGCCGGACGACGCCTCCGCCCGCAAACGATCGTGGCGCAGCTTAAGGCGACCGAAACGCGGCAGGCAGTCGTTGCCCTCAAGCAGTCTAATATTAGGACACTGACGGTGTTCGACGCACACTACCCTCCACTGTTGCGGGAAATCGCGCAGCCACCGTGGGTGCTATACATATTGGGGAACGCTGCGTTACTTAAGAAGCCGGCACTCGCGGTCGTCGGAACGCGGACGCCAACCCCTTACGGCGAAGCCGTCGCGCACAAACTTTCCTCCGAACTCGCTACCTGCGGCTGGACCGTCGTAAGCGGGATGGCGCGTGGCATTGACAGTATCGCCCACCGCGGGGCGCTAGAAAGAGGAGGGGCGACCGTGGCCGTCCTCGGCAGTGGCGTCGACGTAGTCTACCCGCAGCGGAATCACGCGCTCTACCGCGACATCCTCCGCACGGGAGCGGTCGTCTCCGAATTCCCGCCGGGGACAAAGCCACACCCCGCTTTTTTTCCACTGCGCAACCGCATCATTAGCGGATTGAGTCGCGGCACGGTCGTCGTCGAAGCGGCGGCGAGAAGCGGTTCACTCATTACCGCCGATGCGAGCTTAGAACAAAATCGCGACGTGTTCGCTGTTCCCGGTCCAATTACGTCACCGCATAGCGCAGGGACAAACCGCCTCATTCAGCATGGGGCTAAATGTGTCATGACGTTAACGGACATACTAGACGAATACCCGGACGTCGCGCAACCGGCAGCCTCACTTGAACCACAACCGCCAGAGCAGTTGACGTTAGAAGAGACAGCGGTGTTAAACGCGATCACCGCGGAGCCGCTCCACGTCGACGAGCTATGCGCCAAGACGCGCTTCACACTCGCGGAAATCCACCCGCTCCTCTTATCGCTGTTAATGAAACGGCTCGTGAAACAACTGCCGGGCTCCCGTTTTGTGCGCGTATAA
- the sucD gene encoding succinate--CoA ligase subunit alpha encodes MSILINKDTKVITQGITGATGLFHAKGCRDYGTQMVGGTRPGKGGEEIEGFPIYDTVAEAVAETGATASVIYVAPPFAADAIMEAVDAELDLVVCITEGIPVLDMVKVKRYMEGKKTRLIGPNCPGLITPGECKIGILPGYIHTKGHVGVVSRSGTLTYEAVHQLSQRGIGQSTAVGIGGDPVNGTNFIDVLKLFNEDPDTEAVVMIGEIGGTAEEEAAEWIKANMKKPVVGFIGGQTAPPGKRMGHAGAIISGGKGTAAEKMKTLEACGVKVAKSPAEIGETLVAVIKERGLYEKCLTNK; translated from the coding sequence ATGAGTATTTTAATTAATAAAGATACGAAAGTGATCACGCAAGGAATTACCGGGGCAACCGGACTGTTCCACGCCAAAGGGTGTAGAGATTACGGCACACAAATGGTCGGGGGAACGCGACCGGGCAAAGGTGGAGAAGAAATCGAAGGCTTCCCCATTTACGATACAGTCGCTGAAGCGGTTGCGGAAACGGGCGCGACGGCATCCGTCATTTACGTTGCGCCGCCATTTGCCGCGGACGCGATCATGGAAGCGGTCGACGCTGAGTTGGACTTAGTCGTCTGTATTACGGAAGGCATCCCGGTGCTCGACATGGTGAAAGTGAAGCGCTACATGGAAGGGAAGAAAACGCGCTTAATCGGGCCCAACTGCCCGGGTCTCATTACGCCAGGCGAGTGCAAAATCGGCATTTTGCCGGGGTACATTCATACGAAAGGACACGTCGGCGTCGTTTCGCGCAGCGGGACGCTAACGTATGAAGCCGTACACCAACTGTCGCAGCGCGGCATCGGCCAGTCGACGGCAGTCGGGATTGGCGGCGACCCTGTAAACGGCACGAACTTTATCGATGTACTCAAGTTGTTTAACGAAGACCCCGATACGGAAGCCGTCGTCATGATCGGTGAAATTGGGGGTACGGCGGAAGAAGAAGCGGCCGAGTGGATTAAGGCGAACATGAAAAAACCAGTCGTCGGCTTCATCGGCGGACAAACGGCACCGCCAGGAAAGCGGATGGGACACGCCGGAGCGATTATTTCCGGCGGTAAAGGGACAGCGGCGGAAAAAATGAAGACGCTCGAAGCGTGTGGCGTAAAAGTCGCCAAATCGCCTGCGGAAATCGGGGAAACGCTCGTAGCTGTCATTAAAGAACGCGGCTTGTACGAGAAGTGTCTAACAAACAAATAA
- the sucC gene encoding ADP-forming succinate--CoA ligase subunit beta, which yields MNIHEYQAKEVLKQYGVVVPQGKVVFSPEEAVKAAEEIGTDVTVVKAQIHAGGRGKAGGVKLAKSLDEVRTYAEEILGKTLVTHQTGPEGQEVKRLLIEQGCDIKKEYYIGMVVDRSSGGVAMMASAEGGTEIEEVAAKTPEKIFTEVIDPVTGLLPFQARKLAFAIGIPKPLVNKAVKFMIALYNAFVEKDCSLAEINPLVVTGDGDVMALDAKLNFDDNALFRHADIAELRDLDEEDPKEVEASKYDLSYISLDGNIGCMVNGAGLAMATMDIIKHHGGEPANFLDVGGGATTEKVTEAFKIILADEKVKGILINIFGGIMKCDVIANGVVEAAKQIGIDRPLVVRLEGTNVDLGKEILAKSGLNITPATSMDDAAEKIVAAVQ from the coding sequence ATGAATATTCACGAGTACCAAGCAAAAGAAGTGTTAAAACAATACGGCGTCGTCGTGCCGCAAGGGAAAGTCGTCTTTTCACCGGAGGAAGCGGTTAAAGCGGCTGAAGAGATCGGCACAGATGTTACCGTTGTAAAGGCGCAAATCCATGCCGGGGGCCGCGGGAAAGCCGGCGGGGTCAAGCTCGCCAAAAGTTTGGACGAGGTGCGTACATACGCCGAAGAAATACTCGGAAAAACGCTCGTTACGCATCAAACGGGCCCGGAAGGTCAAGAAGTGAAGCGGCTCTTAATCGAGCAAGGGTGTGACATTAAAAAAGAATACTATATCGGGATGGTCGTCGACCGCTCTAGCGGGGGCGTGGCGATGATGGCATCGGCCGAAGGCGGTACGGAAATCGAAGAAGTGGCGGCGAAAACACCGGAAAAAATCTTTACGGAAGTGATCGATCCAGTTACTGGCTTACTGCCTTTCCAAGCGCGCAAATTAGCGTTCGCCATCGGCATCCCGAAGCCACTCGTGAACAAAGCGGTTAAATTTATGATCGCGCTTTATAACGCTTTTGTGGAAAAAGACTGTTCGCTCGCAGAAATTAACCCGCTCGTCGTGACGGGTGACGGCGACGTGATGGCACTCGACGCGAAGTTGAACTTTGACGATAACGCGTTGTTCCGCCACGCAGACATTGCCGAGTTGCGCGACCTCGACGAAGAAGACCCGAAAGAAGTCGAAGCGTCGAAGTACGACCTCAGTTACATCAGTTTAGACGGCAACATCGGCTGCATGGTCAACGGTGCCGGTCTGGCGATGGCGACGATGGACATTATTAAACACCACGGCGGCGAGCCGGCAAACTTCCTCGACGTCGGCGGCGGGGCGACGACAGAAAAAGTGACGGAAGCGTTCAAAATTATTTTGGCAGACGAAAAAGTGAAGGGTATTTTAATCAACATTTTTGGCGGAATTATGAAGTGCGACGTTATTGCTAACGGTGTCGTCGAAGCGGCGAAACAAATCGGTATCGACCGTCCGCTCGTCGTGCGGCTCGAAGGGACGAACGTCGACCTCGGGAAAGAGATTTTGGCTAAATCCGGACTGAACATTACGCCGGCAACGTCGATGGACGACGCAGCTGAAAAAATTGTCGCGGCAGTGCAATAA
- a CDS encoding cupredoxin domain-containing protein has product MKSTSRQWLILSLVTGLLVIGATVIVAGNALNWTSAKTTSQNDPSQVTKTFHIVTGEFKTKTADGQERDVYRFSPGHLTVLKGDRVTLNIHGINGHAHHFKIKEFGVSGTVKRGEVATVTFDADQAGTFELVCTNHRAAEDGGPMIAYITVLDQ; this is encoded by the coding sequence ATGAAATCAACATCGCGCCAGTGGCTCATCTTGTCACTCGTTACCGGATTGTTAGTAATTGGTGCGACTGTCATCGTCGCGGGTAACGCGCTCAATTGGACAAGTGCCAAAACAACGAGCCAAAACGACCCATCACAAGTGACGAAGACGTTTCACATCGTAACCGGCGAGTTTAAGACGAAAACGGCTGACGGCCAGGAAAGAGACGTTTATCGCTTCAGTCCCGGACATTTAACCGTATTGAAGGGAGACCGCGTTACACTAAATATTCACGGTATCAATGGACACGCACATCATTTCAAGATCAAAGAATTCGGAGTTAGCGGAACTGTGAAGCGCGGCGAAGTGGCGACGGTCACATTTGACGCCGACCAAGCGGGAACGTTCGAACTCGTCTGCACGAATCATAGGGCGGCGGAAGACGGTGGTCCGATGATTGCCTACATTACCGTGCTAGATCAATAG